The genome window TAAACGATGCCGTCAGATTTTTGTAGATATGACGAACCACGTTTGCACGCACGCTGTAACGCTTGTATTTGTCGTAAGGAACAGTTGATTTTTGGTCAAAATACTGTGCTGACAAGTAGAATGTGCCTTTTTCATCACCAGATGTAACACTTAAATCTGTTTGATTTGCAACGCCTGTATTCCAGAAATCCTCGCGGAAGTTTTTGGTTGAATAAGGAACTCTCTGAATGGAGCCATCTTGCAACGGCTTACCAATGTCTACCATCGAACCGTCGTATGCAGGACCATATTGCTGGTTTTCGTAAGGTGTGTAAGAAGGGACATCATCAGGCGTCGTCCCGGATCCGAATCCGTTTTGCAACTGAGGAAGGAAACTTACTTTTTCCAAGGTAGTCGTGTTCGAAATTTTGAACTGCGTTACACCCGATTTTCCTTTTTTTGTGGTTACAATAAGGGCACCATTGGAAGCATCGGATCCATATAATGCGGCTGCGCCTGCACCATTCAGGACCTGAATGTCTTCAATGTCTTCCGGGTTAAGATTGCCAAGAATATCATTGGTTGATATAATGTTGTCAATTACCACAAGTGCCTGGTTATTACCGGTTAAGGAGCGGTTTCCGCGAAGTACCAGACGATAATTCGGGTTCACCCCGCTGCTTACGCCCATTACCAGCAATCCCGGAACACGTCCTGCAAGGCTGGCAGCGACGCTGATAGGCTTGCCCTGCACAATGTCCTGCGCTTTTACCGTTGTAGACTGGTTTCCGAGCTCGCGGCGTTGCGCCGTAAGACCGCCGGCAGTAATTACGACTTCATTCAGCGCCAGTTCATCCAGTGCCAAAACAACATCCAGCGTTCCGGATGCAGGTGCTTTCAGTTCCTGGTTAAGGAAGCCGACAAAAGAAAAGATGAGTGTTTGACCCGGGCGCGCATTAATGCTGTATTCGCCTTTATCATTGGATAGTGTTCCGGTACTAGTGCCGGCAATTCTGATTGATACGCCGGGAAGAAGTGACCCGTCGTCCTTGGAAGTAACCGTCCCGGTCACCTCCCTGCTTTGGGCGAAAGCCTGACTGCAGAGCAGCAGCAACCCTCCCAAGAAGAGTAGTAGATTTCGTTTCATTAAGTTAGGTTTGTTATAAAAAAATGCTTGTGTAAAAATAATTATTGTTTAGACAATTGCAACCAATAACAACCCTTTTCTAGATTAAAATTTGTTCGTAAAGCGGTTTTTACTGAGAAAATTTTACAAATAGTATAATGTCCAGAATTTTAGGCATGTTTGCGGCTTATCTTGGCATTCAGGCATAAAAAAAGGGGACAAAATGTCCCCTTTTTAATCGATGTCAATAAGTTAATTAGAACTTATCCCACCATAATTTAGTCGTTACAAGGTCACCGCCGATTGCTGTTGCGGCCGATTCGCGGTTTGCACCGTTCAGCGTTTGCTCGTTGATCGGGTAGATCATTCTTACAGGGATAGCAAGGCCGGCAGGGGCGTTACCACCTGTTGGAGGAAGCAATTTTGGATAATCCAATCTTCTCCATTCAACCCATGATTCCCATCCTCTGTTGTACAATGCAAGCCATTTCTGGAAACCGATCTTTTCTTTCCAGTTAGTAGCAGCGGTTGCATAAGCTACTTTTGGTTGTGCAAGATATGCAGTTGTTGCAGCTGTAATTTCCGCAGCAGGAGTGCCGATGTTATCCAACCAGTATTCGATAGAAGCGCCAACACCTTTGTTATAATGTGTTGCAGCAGAACCGGTAATGAAGCCTCTTTCAACAGCCTCAGCCAGCAATAGTTCAACTTCCGCATAATCCAGCAATATTCCTTCCAGATCCGGCTCGATAATGTTGTCACCTACGTGAGAGAAAGCGGAATATGTGTTAGAAAATCCATAAGCTCCACCTACATATTCACCATCTTCGTTAGGAGTGAAAAACGCAGGAAGTCTTGGGTCTTTCAGTTCTTTTAAAGGATTCACTAGTGTAGCAGAAGCTACGAAATCCTGACGGCTTGAATACAACGGGTTCAGGTTTTGAGCAATCACGTTGTAGTTAGGAGGCGTGCTGATGTATGGGAATGCAGCGTTGTCGTTGTTCGAAGTGAAAACATTCGGAGCAGCTTGTGCAACCAGTGTTTTCGCTTTTGCAGGATCGCTGTCCGCAATGATCATTGCCAGTTTCAGTTTCAATGAATTGCCGAACTTAGCCCACTGAGCTTTGTTTCCTTCATAAAGCAGGTCGCCATCGCTAAATGGTGTACCCGGTGCAGTGAATTTTGGAATAGCAACGTCCAGACGAGCCAGCAAATCATCGTATACTGTTTTTGCATCATCATATTTAGGCAATACATTATCCGGGTTCAAAGATTCCGTGTAAGGAATGTTGCCGAAAGTGTTCACAAGTGCAGCCCAGGCCATCACTTCTACAACCTCGATCTGTGCCAATTGCACGTCTCTGTTTGCAGGAAGGATGAATTCGTCAGCATTCAGCAATCTGCGTGCTTCGTTCAAGTCCGAAATCACACCTTTGTAAAGTCCTTGCCAGAAAGCCTGAGGAACTGTACGCGCTGTTACATTGTAACGAGGCTCATCCAGATAAGTGGTTGTTGCCCACTGCTGTACGTATAAGCGATAGTTGTTTACGTTTACGTTAGGGCTGGTAAGTGTATCAGCAAGCCCTTTCAGTGCATTAGAGAACAAAGTTACCGGTGGCACCTCCGAAGGGCGCTTCTGGTCGACATTGTAGTCGTCCAAGCTGTCGACACAGGCGGTCATCAGCAGGATCGGGAGAAAGAAAATGATTAATCTTTTCATACTATATTTTAGAAACGGAATTTAACATTGAAACCATAACTTCTTACAGCTGGATATGCACCACTCTGGTATCCACCAGCACCATTCAGCAAGCCTGAGCCCAAGCCTTCTTCCGGATCCTGATAGTCCATATTTTTGCTGATAATCCAAAGGTTACGTCCGATTACAGAAACGTCGATTCCTTTGAAAGCGCGTAGTTTGGAAACGAATTCTTGTGGAATAGAGTAAGTCAACGCAACTTCTCTCAGTTTAATGTAGCTCGCATCGTAGATGTACATGGCACGCGGAGGGTTGGTTGGGTAACCATATGCTGTATTTCCGTTACCATCTGAGTTTTCAGCTCTGATATCGTTAGGCGTTCCGTCAGCTTTTACACCTGGGAACAATACACCACCCGGCTTGTCTGTAAGGCCCAGCTTGTTTCCTTTTGCGTCGTAGTTGTAAGCAGGATCTCTTTTAGGATTGCCAAGCTCGTTCAAGCCAGCAGTGTTAGGATAAAGACCTGTTCCTTCTCCATACCACTGATCCAGTGACCAAACATCTCCACCGTGGCGAATGTCAAGCAGGAAGCTCAGTGACAACGATTTATATTTCAGGTTGTTGCTAAGACCACCGATCCAGTCTGGATTAGGGTTACCAATGATTTCAGCAGAACTTGCAGTTGCCTGGTAAGTACCGTTTGAGCGAACCACTTTCTGGCCGTTGTCTTTATGGTAAACAAAGTTCGTACCGCGGATGATACCAAATGGCTGTCCCACAGCAGCATTAAGTGAAACTCCACCTTGCAAGCTGGCAACAGGTACGTTTTCTACACCTTCGTACAAGCTAACAACCTCGTTTCTGTTACGTGCAAAGTTTGCGCTCACCGTCCATGAGAAGTCAGGAGTTTTAACAGGCGTTACATAAGCAGAGATTTCGATACCCTTGTTCTGTACTTCTCCTGAGTTGATATACTTGAAAGCAAATCCTGTCGCAGATGAAACAGATACAGGAAGAACCTGATCAAGTGTTTGTGAACGGTAATAGGTAAAGTTGAAACCTACGCGATCATTCAGGAATGCTGTTTCCAATCCGAATTCATAGCTTTTTGTACGCTCTGATTTCAGGTTAGGATTGTTTTTCGTGTTACGCAATGTAAAGTATGGAGTGGATCCGATACCGGTTGGTTTGTCATAAACATCCAAAACACTTCCCCAGGGAGCATCATTACCAACTTCCGCGTAGTTAGCGCTCAACTTACCCATTGTCAACCAGTCGAATTTGAAACCTGGCAGGTTAGAGAAGTTGAAGTTGGCTCCTACCGCTGGGTAGAAGTAAGTGTTGTTGTCTTTCGGAAGCGTAGAAGATTTGTCTTGTCTTGCTGTAAGGTCAAGGTTAACAAGATCTTTGTAGCCAAAAGAAGCCTGTGCGTAGATACCATCCACACCAATGCGCTGATAAGTTTCAGACGGAGCTTCGATCGCGTTGATAGAGTTAAGCAGGGAATAAAGTCCTGGCACAACCATACCACCATTCGTTTTAGCTCTTAATGCGTTCAGCTTGGATCTGCGCATGCTTCCACCCGCCAAACCAGAGAAGTTGATATCCTTCGTAATTGCTTTGCGGAAATTAACGATAACGTCCAGGTTGGTTTCGTTGAAACCTCTGTTATAGCGGCTGTATTCCGCAGGGCTTGAACTGTTGAATGCGATTCTTTCCTCCTGGAAATCCTGTGTTCCGTTGTAAGCGAAACGACCTGTGATGTCAACCCATGGCGCCAGTTTGTAAATAGCCTGTGCGTATCCGAAGAAGTTGTCACGTGTATCGTTCGAGTAGTTCTGGTAGCGGGAGTAGTATGGGTTTTCAGAGTAGATAGGGCCGTTTGTATCAAATGGTCTTGTTGGGCTTGCCCAGTTCCATGTTACATTCTGCTCATTTCTGAAATACGCGTCTTTTTGCTCCAGAAGGTCAACATTTGTCTGGAACCACTGTCTGAACTGCTGGTTAGGGTTTTTACCATCATAACCTGTTCCGTAGCGACCAAGACCTTTGATCTGCGAGTAGTTAGCGTTAGCCTGAACCGTCAGTTTTTTAGTCAGGTCGAAGCTTGCTGAGAAGTTGAAAAGGTTTTTGCCCAACTTACTGTTTGGAAGCACACCTTTCTCATCATTTCTTGTATAACCAACTTTGAAAGTTGTGTTATCACCTCCACCAGTGATGCTTACGCTTTGGTTGGAGTTTACACCTGTTTCATAAAATGCGTCCGGTCCGTTTGCAGCAGCAACCCATGGCGTCATTTTCTGGTAGTTTGGTGAGCTAGGGTCAAGTGCATCCCACTGATAAACCATCACGCTAGGATCAAACTTGGGACCGAAAGAAGCATCCGCATCAAACAATGTGATGTTTCCTTCTCCTGAACCCAGGTTACCGCGGTAAAAACGGGTTTTTGCGCGGTCACCATCATATCCTGCACCATATTCTTTCTGATACTTCACAAAAGTTGTTTTGTCGATCTTACCCCAGGTAACACCGCTGTTCACAACTACGTCGAAGCTGTTTTTACGTCCTTGTTTGGTTGTGATCAAAATCACCCCGTTGGATGCGCGTGAACCGTACAATGCAGTTGCAGCAGCACCTTTCAAAACGTTTACAGAAGCAATGTTGTCAGGGTTGATATCCGCTGCGGCGTTACCGTAGTCAGTTCCTGCACGTCCTGTTTGCTGATCGGAAGTGTTTGTGTTGGCATTGGAAACGGGCACACCGTCGATAACCCAAAGAGCCTGGTTATTACCGGTAATGGACTTAAAACCACGGATAACCGCGCTGGTCGATCCACCCATGTTATTGTTTGTTTTAATGTCCAGACCGGCCACTTTACCCGCCAGTGCGTTCATTACGCTTGGGTTACGCGCCTGCGTGATTTGCTCAGCGTTAACCTGCTGCGCTGCGTACACCAGTTCATTTCTTTTTCTTTCCTGGCCTAATGCCGTTACAACCACTTCTTGCAACTGGCTTACATCATTCTTAAGCGAAACATTAATGGTTGTCTGGCTTCCCACAGCGGCTTCCTGAGTCTGAAAACCGATAAAGCTAAATACCAGCGTCGAATTCGATTCAGCATTGATCGAGAATTCTCCCTGGGCATTGGTGGTAGTACCGCGATTAGTACCTTTCAAAGAAATGTTCACGCCTGGCAGTGCGGAGCCATCTTCGGCGCTGACTTTACCAGTCACGGCGCGATCCTGGGCGAATACCTGTGCCGTCAATAGCATCAAGCATCCCAGTAGGGTTAATAGAGTCTTCCTCATACGTGTTAAAAGAGTTAGAATTGTTATGTTAACATAATGTTGCAAAAATAATTATTAGTTTAACCATTACAACCTTTTAATTGCAATTTTTCAAAATAAACTTTGGTATCCACTGTGTTTTTGACAAATATTATACCTGGAATAGCGCATTTTTTGCCATTTTTTAAATGTTTGATTTATGTGAAAAACCAGTTACTATTATATATTTGTTAACAATATGGTGCTTTTATTAACTTTTTCGTATCATTACCGGTCAGCAGTTTTAAGATTAATAAATAGCAAACTAATTTGACGCTAGGGTTATACGTTTGTCTTAACAAGAATGAATCTAAATTATTTATTTTTAGAATTTATTCGTTCCAAGCCGTTAACTAAATTCTTTTTATTTTGGATTATTCTAATAATTGAAAATATCTCAACCTTTCATTTATGCTAAGAACACTACTTTCCATCGCTCTTATCATCTCTGTTCTGCAAGCCCATGCGCAGTCTAATTTATCGGCCTCTATTGATCAGAAGGCACAATCGCTGGAAAAAAAGCTGGTGGAATGGCGCCGGGATTTTCATGAAAATCCGGAGCTGGGCAACCGGGAGTTTAAAACCGCTGAGAAAGTGGCAAACCACTTGAAACAATTGGGAATAGAAGTGACGACTGGCATAGCGCATACGGGTGTTGTGGGGCTTCTGAAAGGTGGGAAACCAGGTCCTGTGGTAGCATTGCGGGCGGATATGGACGGACTGCCTGTCACCGAGCGTGTGGATGTGCCATTCAAATCGAAGGTTATGGTCGATTACAATGGCCAGAAAACAGGCGTCATGCACGCATGCGGGCACGATACACACGTGGCGATCCTGATGGGTGTTGCCGAAGTCCTTGCCGGGATGAAAAATGACATTCCAGGGACGATCAAATTTATATTTCAGCCAGCCGAAGAAGGCGCGCCGGAAGGCGAGGAGGGTGGTGCCAAGCTGATGGTTAAAGAGGGTGTTCTTGACAATCCGGCCGTTGAAGCGATCTTCGGGCTTCATATTGATGCGCTGATAGAAGTCGGCAAAATCGCTTACAAGCCGGGAGCAACCATGGCGGCGGTTGATTTTTTCAGCATTGATGTAACAGGAAAGCAAACACACGGCGCCTATCCATGGTCCGGAATAGATCCGATCGTTACTTCTTCACAGATCATCATGGGTTTGCAGACGATTGTAAGCCGCAACCTGAATCTAACGCAGGCACCCGCCGTGGTAACTGTTGGCGCGGTCAATGGTGGCATCCGGCAGAATATTATTCCGGAAAGTGTCAAAATGATCGGCACGGTCCGCACGTTCGACGAAGGTATGCATATGTATGTGCACAAGCGGATGAATGAGATTGCAACCAACATTGCAGAAAGTGCAGGCGCAACGGCCAAGGTGAACATTAATGTCATGTATCCGGTCACATTCAATAATGAAGCATTGACGGCGAAGATGATCGGGACTTTGGAAAATGTAGCCGGAAAAAACAATGTGAACTTAATCCCGGCCAAAACCGGCGCGGAAGATTTCTCCTATTTTCAGCAAAAAGTCCCCGGATTCTTCTTTTTCCTGGGCGGTATGCCGAAGGGAAAGGCCGTAGAGCAAGCTGCGCCGCACCATACGCCCGACTTTTATGTGGATGAGAGCAGTCTTGTACTGGGCGTGCGCTCGCTAAGCCGCTTGGCAACAGATTATTTGCAAATGGCCAAATCAAGTGATGTTAAGAAAGGAAAAAGCAAGTAAACACCTTATTCCGGAATGTTCTTGCGGACCTGATCAAAAAGCAGATTTGGTAAAAAACGCTTTAAATAAATAGCGGCCACTTCTTTGAAACCACCGATATAGATTTCCTTTTTGTCCTTTTTAACTGCGTCGAGAATTCTGCGTGCACATTCTTCTGCGGGAATTCCTTTCGCCTGATTGGAATCCATTTTGCCGAATTTACTCCCCGAAGCATCCATCGCATTCAGCGAAATATTGGTGCGGATATAGCCCGGGCAAACCGTCGTCACCTTAATGTTATCACTGTAACCCTCAGCCCTGAGCGAGTCGTAAAAGCCATGTAATGCATGTTTGGCAGCATTATAACCCGATCTCATAATCGTCCCTATTTTTCCGGCAACGCTACTGATCACAATGAAATGCCCGCTTTTTTGCTTGATCATATAAGGCAAAACGGCCTTAGTCAGGGCCACCGTACTAAAAAAGTTCACATTCATCAGTTTCTGATAAACATCCAGCGCTGTATCGTTGACATAGGAACGCTGGCTAACCCCTGCATTGTGAACCATTACGTCTATCCGTCCGAAATGCGCAATTACTTGTTCAGCTGCGCCTTGCGCCTTGTCAAACTGGGTTACGTCCATAGGAAGCACCAGAACGGATGTTTCTGGTAGGCCTGTTATTTCTTTCACCCTCCGGAGCTCGTCTTCGCGCCTTGCCGTGAGCACAAGCCTGGCGCCTTCTTTTGCAAATGCAAGCGCCATAGCCTCTCCGATTCCCGACGATGCGCCCGTTATCCAGACAACCTTATTATTAAATGTATCCATGAATGATCAGAATGCGGAATTTTCGAATTGGAAGGAAACTCCCTCACTTGTGACATTGAGAACAGCCTCCATACCAACGCCCATCGCACGATTATCGCCGACATGACCCACAGGGAAATTGAAACAAACCGGATAATCGAACCCAGCAATGTGTTCTTGAATAATTTCGTAATATGTTTTACCGAATGTCGGATTAGTATTGTCCTTCATATCAGAGAATTGCCCGACGATTAAGCCAGCCAGTTTATCGAATTTACCAGCCCGTTTCATCTGGATCATCATGCGGTCCAGGTTGTAGAGATATTCGTTAATGTCTTCAATAAAGAGGATTTTTCCATCCGTATCCACATCGGTTTGCGAGCCGATCAAATGCGCTAAAATGCACAGATTACCACCGACAACCTGCCCGTTAGCGATTCCTGCTTGATTTAAAGGATGGATATCAATCTTATAATGAGGCATTTCGCCGAACAGCATTTGCCGGAGTGACTCTTTCGCCAATTCCGCCCCGTCCGTCGTAATAGACTTGCCCATGGGCGCATGCAGGCTCGCATAACCCAGGTCAAATATCTGGGAAAGGATCACAGTCAGGTCACTGAATCCCACAACCCATTTCGGATTTTTAAGAAATTGATCAAAATTAAGCTGATCCACGATCCGGGAGCAGCCATAACCGCCACGGGCAGCAATCACAGCCTTAATAGAAGGATCATCCAGCATCGCCTGCAAATCAGCAAGACGCACGGCATCCGGCGCAGAAAACTGGTTCGAAGCCGTTTTTAAAGTCTCTCCTTCCACCACTTCAAGCCCCCATTCGTCTCGAAAAACAGCGATCCCCGGCAAAAGGTCATCATAATTCAAAACACTAGCCGGCGCCACAATGCCAA of Dyadobacter chenhuakuii contains these proteins:
- a CDS encoding S66 peptidase family protein, with translation MNKINLPPFLKPGDKIGIVAPASVLNYDDLLPGIAVFRDEWGLEVVEGETLKTASNQFSAPDAVRLADLQAMLDDPSIKAVIAARGGYGCSRIVDQLNFDQFLKNPKWVVGFSDLTVILSQIFDLGYASLHAPMGKSITTDGAELAKESLRQMLFGEMPHYKIDIHPLNQAGIANGQVVGGNLCILAHLIGSQTDVDTDGKILFIEDINEYLYNLDRMMIQMKRAGKFDKLAGLIVGQFSDMKDNTNPTFGKTYYEIIQEHIAGFDYPVCFNFPVGHVGDNRAMGVGMEAVLNVTSEGVSFQFENSAF
- a CDS encoding amidohydrolase — protein: MLRTLLSIALIISVLQAHAQSNLSASIDQKAQSLEKKLVEWRRDFHENPELGNREFKTAEKVANHLKQLGIEVTTGIAHTGVVGLLKGGKPGPVVALRADMDGLPVTERVDVPFKSKVMVDYNGQKTGVMHACGHDTHVAILMGVAEVLAGMKNDIPGTIKFIFQPAEEGAPEGEEGGAKLMVKEGVLDNPAVEAIFGLHIDALIEVGKIAYKPGATMAAVDFFSIDVTGKQTHGAYPWSGIDPIVTSSQIIMGLQTIVSRNLNLTQAPAVVTVGAVNGGIRQNIIPESVKMIGTVRTFDEGMHMYVHKRMNEIATNIAESAGATAKVNINVMYPVTFNNEALTAKMIGTLENVAGKNNVNLIPAKTGAEDFSYFQQKVPGFFFFLGGMPKGKAVEQAAPHHTPDFYVDESSLVLGVRSLSRLATDYLQMAKSSDVKKGKSK
- a CDS encoding SusC/RagA family TonB-linked outer membrane protein, which gives rise to MLLTAQVFAQDRAVTGKVSAEDGSALPGVNISLKGTNRGTTTNAQGEFSINAESNSTLVFSFIGFQTQEAAVGSQTTINVSLKNDVSQLQEVVVTALGQERKRNELVYAAQQVNAEQITQARNPSVMNALAGKVAGLDIKTNNNMGGSTSAVIRGFKSITGNNQALWVIDGVPVSNANTNTSDQQTGRAGTDYGNAAADINPDNIASVNVLKGAAATALYGSRASNGVILITTKQGRKNSFDVVVNSGVTWGKIDKTTFVKYQKEYGAGYDGDRAKTRFYRGNLGSGEGNITLFDADASFGPKFDPSVMVYQWDALDPSSPNYQKMTPWVAAANGPDAFYETGVNSNQSVSITGGGDNTTFKVGYTRNDEKGVLPNSKLGKNLFNFSASFDLTKKLTVQANANYSQIKGLGRYGTGYDGKNPNQQFRQWFQTNVDLLEQKDAYFRNEQNVTWNWASPTRPFDTNGPIYSENPYYSRYQNYSNDTRDNFFGYAQAIYKLAPWVDITGRFAYNGTQDFQEERIAFNSSSPAEYSRYNRGFNETNLDVIVNFRKAITKDINFSGLAGGSMRRSKLNALRAKTNGGMVVPGLYSLLNSINAIEAPSETYQRIGVDGIYAQASFGYKDLVNLDLTARQDKSSTLPKDNNTYFYPAVGANFNFSNLPGFKFDWLTMGKLSANYAEVGNDAPWGSVLDVYDKPTGIGSTPYFTLRNTKNNPNLKSERTKSYEFGLETAFLNDRVGFNFTYYRSQTLDQVLPVSVSSATGFAFKYINSGEVQNKGIEISAYVTPVKTPDFSWTVSANFARNRNEVVSLYEGVENVPVASLQGGVSLNAAVGQPFGIIRGTNFVYHKDNGQKVVRSNGTYQATASSAEIIGNPNPDWIGGLSNNLKYKSLSLSFLLDIRHGGDVWSLDQWYGEGTGLYPNTAGLNELGNPKRDPAYNYDAKGNKLGLTDKPGGVLFPGVKADGTPNDIRAENSDGNGNTAYGYPTNPPRAMYIYDASYIKLREVALTYSIPQEFVSKLRAFKGIDVSVIGRNLWIISKNMDYQDPEEGLGSGLLNGAGGYQSGAYPAVRSYGFNVKFRF
- a CDS encoding SDR family oxidoreductase; amino-acid sequence: MDTFNNKVVWITGASSGIGEAMALAFAKEGARLVLTARREDELRRVKEITGLPETSVLVLPMDVTQFDKAQGAAEQVIAHFGRIDVMVHNAGVSQRSYVNDTALDVYQKLMNVNFFSTVALTKAVLPYMIKQKSGHFIVISSVAGKIGTIMRSGYNAAKHALHGFYDSLRAEGYSDNIKVTTVCPGYIRTNISLNAMDASGSKFGKMDSNQAKGIPAEECARRILDAVKKDKKEIYIGGFKEVAAIYLKRFLPNLLFDQVRKNIPE
- a CDS encoding SusD/RagB family nutrient-binding outer membrane lipoprotein translates to MKRLIIFFLPILLMTACVDSLDDYNVDQKRPSEVPPVTLFSNALKGLADTLTSPNVNVNNYRLYVQQWATTTYLDEPRYNVTARTVPQAFWQGLYKGVISDLNEARRLLNADEFILPANRDVQLAQIEVVEVMAWAALVNTFGNIPYTESLNPDNVLPKYDDAKTVYDDLLARLDVAIPKFTAPGTPFSDGDLLYEGNKAQWAKFGNSLKLKLAMIIADSDPAKAKTLVAQAAPNVFTSNNDNAAFPYISTPPNYNVIAQNLNPLYSSRQDFVASATLVNPLKELKDPRLPAFFTPNEDGEYVGGAYGFSNTYSAFSHVGDNIIEPDLEGILLDYAEVELLLAEAVERGFITGSAATHYNKGVGASIEYWLDNIGTPAAEITAATTAYLAQPKVAYATAATNWKEKIGFQKWLALYNRGWESWVEWRRLDYPKLLPPTGGNAPAGLAIPVRMIYPINEQTLNGANRESAATAIGGDLVTTKLWWDKF